A segment of the Phycisphaeraceae bacterium genome:
CGAGCCCACCAAGAAGCCCGGACATCGAGAGACCGCCGAATGCGCCGATGCCGCTGCCCGACTGGAGCACCGAAGCGAAACCCTGCATCGCGACTCCCTGTGCGATCTGAGAACCTTTGCCATGCGACGACCAAAACGATGACCCCTCAGCTTCCGCACTGGCATCGTCCCCTTGGCCGAACGCGGCAAACTCTGCATGCACGGCATCACGCAGTGTCGCCGCCAGGCCTGGAGGAATATTGATTGCTGGCCCGCCACTCTCGGCCAAACCATCGCTCAAAGCGACGAAACCCCCGCTTAGGCCTGCTGCAGTCCGCGCGTCATGTGGGTAAGGCCGTAGTGATGTCATCCCATCCCGCGTTAATGACACGACAAACCTGTTGCCTTGCGAGTCCATCAATACCGGCCTTGCCATCGGACGCGGACTGGGAGGAAGACCTTCCCATGTTCTTCCGCGGCTCACGGTCTCGAGCCAACGCTGGGCCCGACGGGCATCCCGTCGCAGTGCCGATGCAGCGCGGAGGTCGTACCCCGCGAGTCGATATGTGCCATGCGTGATGTTTGCGGTTGTCAACATTGATGGCTCTCCTCTGCGTCAGTGCGGGCCAATCAGCAGTTCAGTTTGACATTGGCGCCATTCACGGCTGCGTCGCCGCTTGCCTCGATCTCAACCATGCCGCCAGAGCCGACATGTGCGAGCGTGCCGCCCTCCATCCGGTTCACGATGCCCGCTGAGATGTTGAGCGCGCCGGTCTGTGTCAGCATGGCTGCGCCAGCGATGTTGGTAAGCGGGGCAGCGACGTTGCAGTTGACAGCTCCGGCCATGGTGACAACCACCCCGCTGATCGTGATAAAGCCTGCTTGATTCATATGAATCGTGCTTGCTCCGCACTTGAGGGTGATGCTTGTCCCTGCGTCGATGATGATGTTCTGCCCGACGCTGATCTGCTGATTCTCGCCCACCTGGCGAGTTTCGTTTACGCCGATGACTACCAGTTCGTTGTTGCCGACTTTGCGGGAGCGGTCCACGCCGACTTCTCGCGTCTCGTTGTTGCCGACCGTATCGAGGCGGTCGTTAAGCACATTGTGCACTTCATCCTTCTGAGCGCGGATGAACAGCTTTTCCTTTTCTCCCTCATCGTGCATCGTGATCTCGTTGTGGCCGCCGCTGTGACCAAGGCTGTTCGAACGCAGCGTCAACTGCATGGCAGCGGCTTTCATGTTCGGCGGGGCTGTTTCCCCCTTGGATGCATCGCGTCCGGCGTTGCTGACCGGAGGCATGCTCGCGCCGTTGTAGACGCGGCCCGTTATGATCGGGCGATCGGGGTTGCCTTCGAGGAAATCGACGATGACTTCCTGCCCGATGCGTGGGATCTGGATGCCGCCCCAGCCTTTTCCTGCCCATGGCTGGCTCGAACGGATCCAGCAAGAACTCTCCTGATCGTGTTGCCCGTAGCGATCCCAATGGAACTGAACTTTCACTCGGCCGTGCTTGTCTGTGTAGATCTCCTGATCGGCTGGACCTACGACCATCGCTGTCTGCGGGCCTTGAACGATCGGTCGTGATGAGCTGATTGCAGGCCGGAAGCGGCGTGTCGCTTCGATCGCATCGATTGATGATGTCACCACCATCTGCGGATCGCGTGCACCGCCCGATGACTCGTACTCATCGAGCGACAAGTCCAATTCCGAACGAGTTATAACGTAAGCTCCGACATTGAACGGGTCGTTGTCGATCGTCAGCCTTCGGCCAGCCTCGAGAGCACGCGATGATGTTCGTCCGCGAAACTCCTGCTGGTCGTGATGCAACTGCTCGATGCGCACGCTGCTGTAGCGTTCGCCTGGCTCGTGGTTCAGATATCCGCCCGGATAGTCGTACACCTCAAACGTCGCTGCTGGCGGCGACCACGGCGCACGGGCTCGCGTGAGCAGGTGCTTGCCCGGGTTCTCAAAGTCGTAATCCGTGTGCGCGAAATTGCGAGGACGAAGACGGCTCACGACCGACCAGCTCCACACGCGTTGGTCGAGCTCATGCTGGGCATCGGGCTCGATGTAAGGCAAAGCGGGACATGCTGGCGACGGCGCACAGGCCGGTGTATCGTCCATCAACACCAGTTCATGCTTGTGCCCGGAGTGTTCAAAGCGGTAGGAAATGCCTTCGTCCTCCATCAGTCGACTGACGAATGCGAGGGCGGATTCGCGATACTGGACGCAGTAATCCCGAGCCTCGTACGCATCCGAGAGTTCATCGCGAAAATCTACAAAACCATGATCGCGAAACACACGCTTGATGATTTCAGGAACCGTCATTGCCTGAAAGATGCGACAATCGGTCGACTGTTCGAGCAGCCGAAGCCAAGGCACTACCGTCGCGCGAAAGCACATCGTCCGACCCCGATCCGGCTCGCGCCGGCACGCCCAGACGTACCCATTGATCGGGCGCACCGTGCCGTCCGGCAGATCGATCTCAATCGACACGATCTGCCCGACGAGCGCCCCCACATCGAGCATTCGATCATCGCTTCTCAACTCGAGTTCGTACTCGAACGGACGCGAAATCGATTCGGTTCCTGAAAGTCTGCGAAGCAGCACGGTGTCGGGTGCCAGTTCGGTCCATACGCGGACAGGACGCGAGCCATGCTTCCTGTGCAATTGGCAGGATTTTCTCAAAGCGTTGCGTGCCGACCGGATCATAATGCAAGCTCCCTTCTTGACGAGTCATAAGCGGAATCCGCTCAGCTCTACTCCTGCTTGCGCCGTTTTGCAGGGCGATGTGCAACACAGGGAGCAAGTTGCAGGCAGGCCTATTCTGCTAGCGACGTGTCGCTGCTCAAGCATTTCCAGGATCAGACCAGTGCCCTTGCCTCGTCCTCGGAGCGAGAATACATCAAGGGAGGCATTTGGAATCTGATGGCAATCGGACGCCACTCTGGACTCCCCACGCGCGCTGTTGATTGGGCAAGGTCGCCATGGGTTGCAGCATACTTTGCATGCATGAAACGCCGCGATTCAGAAGGCAGCATCTGGTGGTTTAATCAACAGCAGTTGGAGGACGTGCCAGTAGTCGCGCCGGCGTTTGGTGGCCGAGTCGGTGAGCGTGACGATCGCCTGGTTGTACCCGGCGCGGGTGCGGTAAGCGGGTGTCTTGGGCAGTTTGGGCGATGTGTTTCGGGCCATCAGGAGCGTCTCCCGCAGAGTTGCGCGGTGTACACCGCGCGAATTTCTGCGTTGAGCCGCTCCGCCTTACGCTGGCGGGTATCCGAAAGTCCCAGATTCGGCGATACTTAAACGAAATCGGGGTGATAGGATTCGAACCTACGACCTTCTCGTCCCGAACGAGACGCGCTACCAAGCTGCGCTACACCCCGTCAAAATCAGGCCGGATCATATCCCGCAGCCGCCAGGTCAGCCAGTGTTGCCCCTGCCCGTCGCCAGACCCAAATCACCGGGGCCCGCAAGCCGGTGGGTTTCAGGCCAGCGTCGCCACCTGGTTTCAGTTCTGCACCCGTTTAGGCTGCACGCTGTAGACGTTGTCATCCGTCGTTGACGGGTCGCCATCTTCGCCCGCCGAGTAAAAGTATGGCCTCGGGCTCGGGCACAGCCCGCCGTCGCTGTCGCCTACGAGATTCGCGGTGGCCTGACGATCTGCATCACTCAGGAAGTTACGACGGATTGTGCTTATCGCCAGAGCGCTGCGCAGCGTCGCGTCGCGGATCGGGCTTGCCGTCGCATCGGACAGGTTCACGCCTGCGCCAGCCTGGCCCACACTGCGTGTGCCCTGCAGCCACTCGCCGTCCCACGTCGGATGCACATACCGAATCGGGCGGTCCCAAGCGTCGAACACAGTGCGCAGCGAAGGCATCGGGCCACCTTCATCCGCGTCGTACAACCGGACAAACTTCGGATTGATCTGGTCAATCGCCGCTGCAACTCCACCTGTGCCCTCAGCCTGCTTGAGAAAGAGTCCCAGCGTGTTGACAACCCGATCGCCGCCGCTCTGATACACACCGTCGATGACCGCGAAAGCGTTTGACGTCGAGCCGCTGGTCAACTCGATGCGCACGACAGGATCAGGGATCTTGCCGAGGCGATTAACATAGTCGGCCATCGCCGAGTCAAGCACCCGAATCGTGTCGGCAGTCGCGCGCGACTTGCCCGATTCGACGACCTTGCCGCCGACAATCACCGCAATCGCAGCCAGGATGCCGATGATGCCGATGACGACGAGAAGTTCGATCAGAGTGAACGCGGTTGCTCGCTTGTTCAATGACTGCATGGTGAGTTTCCGGTCAGCACACGCCAACGAATGCTCGCTGCCGAAGCAGGCGAACCCCAACGACTCCCGACCGGACCCGTTCAGTCGGAGAACACCGCGCCCGCGGCATCCTGCAAAGGGTATACGTCCCCGATGCCCCACAAGATCCGCCGATCCGCCGGGCAATGCCATTACACTGGGCTGGGCCCACCAAATCCCGGCCCGGTGATGCCGCCGCCGAACGCACCGCCGCCGAGCGACGGGGCCGCGGGTGGACGTTGGGTCGGTCGCTGTGGCGGTTGTGCGGGCTGCGGAGCACTGGCCATGCGTTCTCGCATCGCCGCTGCCGGGCTGATTCTGGCCTTGAAAATGTAATCGGTCACACGGTCGCGCACCGTTTCCATCATGCTCAGGAACTGCCTCGAACCCTCGCGCTTGAACGCGATGCGTGGGTCCTGCTGACTGAACGCGCGGAACGAAATGCCGTCGCGCAACTGATCCATCGCGTACAGGTGCTCGCGCCACGCTTGATCCAGCGTGTCAATCAGGATCGTGCGTTCAAAGTGCAGCAGTTCGGTGCGCAAGAGGTTCTCAACCCGCGCGCGAATCGCCTGCTCGCGTTCCTCACCTTCGAGGTAGCGCATCGACTCGGTCGCGCCGGCACCCAAACGCTCTTGCAGGTGAGCCTCAAGTTCAGCATCATCTGCAATGGCGACCGCGGCCTCGAGTTCGTGCCCAAGTCGGTCCTCATCGACAAACTTCTCCGACTCCTTGACCAGACGCTCGCGCATCTTGGCCGGGGGAGTTGAGCGGATCTCGCTTTCCGACAGTTCCAGCCCGAAGCGACGACGGCTCCAGATTCCCAACTCGCGGAAGGCGTCCGCAGGGCTCTGACGCGCGTACATCATCGTCAGTTCCATGATGAAGTCCACCGGGTAGAAGATCTCGCGTTCGCGGTAGAGCGTGCGGGCCTTGTCCATGATCGGATCGCGCGCCGTGCGGTTCTCGTCCTGCTGGGCTTTGACGATCTCTTCGACCGAGGTATCAAACCCGAACTTGGCCTTGACCCATTCACTCAGACGCTCGGCACCATAGTTTGGCGCGACGAACTCGGCCAACCCGCTCAGATCGGCCGCGTCAATCCGCTCAAATGCTGCGCGCTCGAGCATGTTGCGCACATGCCGACGTTCTTCGGCCCCACCCTCGCGCAGTTCGGCTGCATCAAGCTCAACATCGAATCGACGCTTGGCCCAGTTCACAAGCCCCGCAGAATCGAAATCGACCGCGATTTCCGAACCTTCAACAGGCATGTACTCGCCGAGCGTCACATCGATCATCGATGCCGCATCTTCCTTGGCCTGCTTGCGGATCAACAAATCCATCTCATCGAGCGATTTACCGCGCAGCTTGTCGGCCTGAATCGAGAACTCGAGTTTCTGCCGCGCAAACTCAGCAGCACACTGCGACGGATAGTCCGTATCCAGGAACTCCGCGATGGCATCATCCACAGCCTCCTCGATGTACTCGAAGATCAGTCCCTTGACATCGCGCCCCTCAAGCACTCGCTGCCGCAACCCGTAGAATCGCTGACGCTGGTGCTCCATGACTTCGTCATACTCGAGGATGTTCTTGCGAATCTGGAAGTTGCGTTCTTCGACCTTTCGCTGTGCTCGCTCCACGTTCTTGCTCAGCCACGGATGCTCGATCGCATCGCCTTCCTTCATTCCCAGGCGGCTGAGCATGCGCATCGTCGTTTCGCCGGCGAACATCTTCATGAGGTCGTCTTCGAGACTCACAAAGAACCGGCTCGAGCCATTGTCGCCCTGACGCCCCGAGCGCCCGCGCAACTGGTTGTCGATGCGCCGCGACTCGTGGCGTTCGGTGCCGATGACATGCAACCCGCCAAGTTCCTCGATGCTCGCAAAC
Coding sequences within it:
- the tssI gene encoding type VI secretion system tip protein VgrG, coding for MHRKHGSRPVRVWTELAPDTVLLRRLSGTESISRPFEYELELRSDDRMLDVGALVGQIVSIEIDLPDGTVRPINGYVWACRREPDRGRTMCFRATVVPWLRLLEQSTDCRIFQAMTVPEIIKRVFRDHGFVDFRDELSDAYEARDYCVQYRESALAFVSRLMEDEGISYRFEHSGHKHELVLMDDTPACAPSPACPALPYIEPDAQHELDQRVWSWSVVSRLRPRNFAHTDYDFENPGKHLLTRARAPWSPPAATFEVYDYPGGYLNHEPGERYSSVRIEQLHHDQQEFRGRTSSRALEAGRRLTIDNDPFNVGAYVITRSELDLSLDEYESSGGARDPQMVVTSSIDAIEATRRFRPAISSSRPIVQGPQTAMVVGPADQEIYTDKHGRVKVQFHWDRYGQHDQESSCWIRSSQPWAGKGWGGIQIPRIGQEVIVDFLEGNPDRPIITGRVYNGASMPPVSNAGRDASKGETAPPNMKAAAMQLTLRSNSLGHSGGHNEITMHDEGEKEKLFIRAQKDEVHNVLNDRLDTVGNNETREVGVDRSRKVGNNELVVIGVNETRQVGENQQISVGQNIIIDAGTSITLKCGASTIHMNQAGFITISGVVVTMAGAVNCNVAAPLTNIAGAAMLTQTGALNISAGIVNRMEGGTLAHVGSGGMVEIEASGDAAVNGANVKLNC
- a CDS encoding prepilin-type N-terminal cleavage/methylation domain-containing protein, whose protein sequence is MQSLNKRATAFTLIELLVVIGIIGILAAIAVIVGGKVVESGKSRATADTIRVLDSAMADYVNRLGKIPDPVVRIELTSGSTSNAFAVIDGVYQSGGDRVVNTLGLFLKQAEGTGGVAAAIDQINPKFVRLYDADEGGPMPSLRTVFDAWDRPIRYVHPTWDGEWLQGTRSVGQAGAGVNLSDATASPIRDATLRSALAISTIRRNFLSDADRQATANLVGDSDGGLCPSPRPYFYSAGEDGDPSTTDDNVYSVQPKRVQN
- a CDS encoding FRG domain-containing protein gives rise to the protein MRRFAGRCATQGASCRQAYSASDVSLLKHFQDQTSALASSSEREYIKGGIWNLMAIGRHSGLPTRAVDWARSPWVAAYFACMKRRDSEGSIWWFNQQQLEDVPVVAPAFGGRVGERDDRLVVPGAGAVSGCLGQFGRCVSGHQERLPQSCAVYTARISALSRSALRWRVSESPRFGDT